A genomic region of Corticium candelabrum chromosome 22, ooCorCand1.1, whole genome shotgun sequence contains the following coding sequences:
- the LOC134197565 gene encoding uncharacterized protein LOC134197565: MKSFLFILSVCGHYSQTVVAVNVIKNPSFEHDLAYWVCKHRPGLWNVENAPTGIVSSDTERRYSGKRALLLKGTPSGWGSRALYAQQYVSGKRIVKESSNASGIKFSWAYQLLSDSDKEISMKCRPQILLDIRFSDGRYLNVKYDLSVEMTAEFEFMCRTVPVYEVVDGLMVTLVIENDCGGTLLYIDDVSVEFTAGTEEYDLEECLLDTENLPAERLHVPFFLTSKYTRSHRNNKDVAVTIATQLTLDRLSNLNRLISSWQGPISVAILLFRQGNGQTKTHDRQAVTDILTSYYSSSLMQRYIDIHIVFEDPLNNEDSIRYPVNFLRNVAIKHVKTSHVYYLDADIMPSLSAKNLGGHLVKSLKDLQETGDISDTRKSAFATPIFTTKETIESLPDKKDLIEELKQGRDRSRFEVFNVVSHTPVNYYKWFTADKSYHIQYRENMEPYFVVPFDAPLMNDLFTGYGRDKCAYSRELNSAGYDFFVFHGAYGVNVAEKTGQPSILRRDPGIQVRLRVFLNMYFHEREMEGRYRDDVVEDDEDEDTVTDGDIHDEISSPQSSSLEQVDKDGTGSDNLVDGDDVQATENEVGMLPSYGLKCSTEFRHGRTLQLPGPPEDGTFRQMHHEHAIIESIAKEFGLQLMVQLESTNSMKGAVLLALMHWDSVVSLKPGEYVEFERVQNGVMEKLSGGSLREQLADIQRRNRRTLYWVRYTDKLAGYDTPIDIIKAFIDIAKQDDVISIFQLPQELHSVLYETVCGIDADWSLHVRNDAVVVRADSPVPTLHVRLPPIPDAATSTNEPQCDDTSVVTDVVLFSRDRPVQTLAFLESLATMATGINKVWLLYRFDDTVFQDGYKKVVSCMRNDQFAVELVREESEGFGYYLKDILSRRSTARYIIIAVDEIIWLHSFNVTQIACLMTHAGDSISMAQLRLGKELSAGKHLDKTKIEQQTRPVRSTSEWLLYYPYRLPYDFGYVTNVDGVMISREDFLAELRDSIDFFRNPSGLETQWVWFGLHQHVRHWHLMPVHSKLVNNPLEDGRILHLDKPGEKSYTLVHRFLNDDLKVDVKRFLESSRRRTHTHEFFDIHYIKANCIA; encoded by the exons ATGAAGTCGTTCTTATTCATTCTATCCGTCTGCGGGCACTACTCTCAAACCGTTGTTGCCGTCAACGTTATCAAGAATCCGTCGTTCGAGCACGACTTGGCCTATTGGGTCTGTAAGCATCGACCCGGACTGTGGAACGTCGAAAATGCGCCAACAGGTATAGTCAGCTCGGACACAGAACGCCGGTATAGCGGGAAAAGAGCGTTGCTACTGAAGGGAACGCCCTCTGGCTGGGGGTCCCGTGCGCTGTACGCGCAGCAATATGTGAGTGGCAAACGGATTGTGAAAGAAAGCTCGAATGCATCAGGAATAAAATTCTCGTGGGCATACCAACTGCTCAGTGATTCAGACAAAGAGATATCAATGAAATGCAGACCACAGATTCTTCTCGACATTCG gttttcCGATGGACGTTATCTGAACGTAAAGTATGATTTGTCTGTGGAGATGACCGCAGAGTTCGAGTTCATGTGCCGCACTGTTCCTGTTTATGAAGTGGTTGATGGGTTGATGGTGACTTTGGTGATTGAGAATGATTGTGGCGGCACTCTCCTTTATATTGATGACGTCAGTGTTGAATTTACTGCTGGGACGGAAGAGTATGATTTGGAGGAATGTTTGTTGGATACCGAGAATCTTCCTGCGGAACGTCTTCACGTTCCGTTCTTTCTGACGAGCAAATATACACGTAGCCATCGGAATAACAAAGATGTGGCTGTGACTATAGCAACACAATTGACGTTGGACAGATTGTCAAACTTAAATCGATTG ATATCATCATGGCAAGGACCCATCTCTGTTGCCATCTTGCTTTTTCGGCAAGGAAATGGCCAAACAAAAACTCACGACAGACAGGCTGTCACTGACATTTTGACTTCGTACTATTCATCTTCGTTGATGCAGCgatacattgatattcacaTTGTATTCGAAGATCCTCTCAATAACGAAGACAGCATTCGTTATCCCGTCAACTTTCTTCGCAATGTAGCAATCAAGCACGTAAAGACAAGCCACGTCTATTATCTGGATGCAGACATCATGCCTAGTTTGTCAGCTAAAAACCTGGGCGGACATCTGGTCAAGTCTTTGAAAGATTTGCAAGAGACAGGAGACATCAGTGACACTAGAAAGAGTGCATTTGCTACTCCAATATTTACT ACAAAAGAAACAATTGAGTCGTTGCCTGACAAGAAGGATTTAATCGAAGAATTGAAACAAGGTCGTGATCGATCTCGTTTTGAGGTGTTCAACGTCGTGTCCCATACACCAGTAAACTATTACAAATGGTTCACAGCTGATAAATCATATCACATTCAGTACAG GGAGAACATGGAGCCGTACTTTGTTGTGCCATTTGATGCTCCACTGATGAATGACTTGTTTACCGG gTACGGACGAGATAAGTGTGCATACAGTCGTGAGTTGAACAGTGCCGGTTATGACTTCTTTGTCTTCCATGGAGCATATGGTGTCAACGTCGCAGAGAAGACAGGCCAGCCAAGCATTTTACGAAG GGATCCAGGCATTCAAGTGCGACTACGAGTATTCCTCAATATGTATTTTCATGAGAGAGAAATGGAAGGCAGGTACAGAGATGATGTTGTGGAGGACGATGAAGATGAGGACACGGTGACCGACGGTGACATTCACGACGAGATATCATCACCTCAGTCTTCATCTCTAGAGCAAGTGGACAAGGACGGTACGGGTAGTGACAATCTCGTGGATGGAGATGACGTTCAGGCCACAGAAAATGAAGTTGGAATGCTGCCATCGTATGGACTGAAATGCTCCACTGAGTTTAGGCATGGACGTACACTGCAGCTGCCAGGACCTCCTGAAGATGGCACATTCAG ACAGATGCATCACGAGCATGCCATTATTGAGAGCATCGCTAAGGAGTTTGGGTTACAACTCATGGTGCAATTGGAGTCGACTAACTCGATGAAG GGTGCCGTATTGTTGGCTCTGATGCACTGGGATTCCGTCGTATCACTAAAGCCAG GCGAATACGTAGAGTTTGAACGTGTACAAAATGGTGTGATGGAAAAACTTTCCGGTGGAAGTCTGAGAGAGCAACTTGCCGAC ATTCAACGTCGTAACCGTCGAACTTTGTATTGGGTACGgtacacagacaaacttgCCGG TTATGACACACCCATTGACATCATAAAGGCTTTCATAGACATCGCAAAACAAGATGACGTCATCTCCATATTTCAGCTGCCACAA GAGTTACACTCTGTGTTATACGAGACAGTGTGTGGCATCGATGCCGACTGGTCATTGCACGTTCGAAatgatgctgttgttgttaggGCAGACAGTCCGGTACCTACTCTGCATGTACGTCTGCCTCCCATTCCTGATGCAGCCACGAGTACCAATGAGCCACAGTGTGATGATACGAG tgttgtcacagatgttgtgttgttctcTCGAGATCGGCCAGTGCAGACGTTGGCATTTCTTGAAAGCCTTGCCACCATGGCAACCGGAATCAACAAAGTCTGGTTGCTATATCGATTCGACGACACAGTTTTTCAAGACGG atacaAAAAGGTGGTTTCGTGTATGCGTAATGACCAGTTTGCTGTTGAGCTGGTTAGAGAAGAGAGCGAGGGTTTTGGTTATTACTTGAAGGACATACTTAGTCGGCGGTCAACAGCAAG ATACATAATTATTGCTGTGGATGAGATCATTTGGTTGCATTCATTCAACGTGACACAGATTGCTTGCTTGATGACg CATGCTGGTGACAGCATTTCAATGGCACAATTGAGATTGGGCAAGGAATTATCAGCAGGAAAACA CCTAGATAAAACAAAGATTGAACAACAGACCCGGCCTGTTCGTTCAACATCGGAG TGGCTTCTATACTACCCATACCGGCTACCATACGACTTCGGCTATGTTACAAACGTTGATGGAGTAATGATCAGcag GGAAGATTTCCTAGCTGAATTGAGGGACTCGATCGATTTCTTTAGAAATCCATCCGGGTTAGAGACACAGTGGGTTTGGTTCGGATTGCACCAACATGTACGACACTGGCATCTGATGCCGGTGCACTCGAAGCTCGTCAACAATCCACTCGAGGATGGACGGATCCTTCACTTG GATAAACCAGGAGAGAAGAGCTACACATTGGTTCACCGTTTTCTCAACGACGATCTCAAGGTTGACGTGAAACGATTCCTAGAATCTTCTCGTCgtcgcacacatacacacgagTTCTTTGACATTCACTACATCAAAGCCAATTGTATTgcttga
- the LOC134197553 gene encoding uncharacterized protein LOC134197553, translating to MLKKLEAAGVEQKSLLWFRSYLNLSDVINAVSHCRLLLYADDSCLYSSGPSFQSATTAQLQSDIDNLSVWFNKNLLQLNGLKTELVLFKKFRNKQSKSEFIVKVNSHPLSPSLMQGTLESNLMKT from the exons ATGCTAAAGAAATTGGAAGCTGCGGGTGTTGAACAAAAATCTCTGTTATGGTTTCGCAGTTATCTCAACTTAAG TGATGTGATCAACGCAGTATCTCATTGTCGTTTACTACTCTACGCTGATGACTCGTGTCTCTACTCGTCTGGTCCTTCATTTCAATCAGCTACTACTGCACAACTTCAATCAGACATTGACAACTTGTCCGTTTGGTTCAATAAGAACTTACTACAGCTTAATGGTTTGAAAACAGAACTAGTGCTCTTCAAAAAGTTTCGTAACAAGCAATCAAAATCAGAATTCATTGTCAAAGTTAACAGTCATCCACTTTCGCCGTCACTCATGCAAGGTACCTTGGAGTCCAATTTGATGAAAACATAA
- the LOC134197218 gene encoding ubiquitin-conjugating enzyme E2-22 kDa-like, with translation MATIAVSRIKREFKEVINSEEALSCKIKLELVDDTFTHLRGEIAGPPETPFEGGLYRVDIRVPDTYPFNPPKVQFLTKIWHPNISSVTGAICLDILKDQWAAAMTLRTVLLSLQALLQAAEPDDPQDAVVARQYKENRSAYDITARYWASVYAGAPGTYPDCDKKVRKLKDMGIREEDARTALSTYSWDVARSLESLFG, from the exons ATGGCGACCATCGCCGTTTCGCGGATAAAACGCGAATTTAAAGAGGTCATCAACAGTGAAGAG GCTCTCTCTTGCAAAATCAAGTTGGAACTGGTCGACGATACGTTCACGCATTTGAGAGGAGAAATAGCAG GGCCTCCGGAGACACCATTTGAGGGTGGCCTGTACAGAGTCGACATCAGAGTTCCCGACACGTATCCCTTCAACCCGCCAAAAGTCCAATTTCTCACTAAAATCTGGCATCCCAATATTAGCTCGGTGACCGGCGCCATCTGTCTGGACATCCTCAAGGACCAGTGGGCCGCCGCCATGACACTTCGGACTGTACTACTCTCGTTACAAGCTCTGCTTCAGGCCGCCGAACCAGATGACCCTCAAGATGCCGTAGTCGCCCGTCAGTATAAAGAGAATCGATCGGCATACGACATCACTGCACGATACTGGGCGAGTGTGTATGCCGGCGCACCCGGCACGTACCCCGACTGTGACAAGAAAGTCAGAAAGCTGAAGGACATGGGAATAAGGGAGGAAGACGCTAGGACTGCGTTGTCAACGTATTCATGGGACGTTGCTCGATCGCTCGAGAGTCTTTTTGGATAA